The window AAGGGAAAATATTTAAAGGCATTAGAAGCAATGATAATTGGACCTCATACACAGAACCAATGAAAAATATTTGTGTTAGACTTTCTTTTCACAGGAGGATAAACAGACTTGTGATGCTAAGCTAAAAAACAAACCTCACATTGTAAATTCTTGACATCACTAGACTCAATTGACCGAGGTAACAAAGACTGTAAGATTAAATAAGAAGGATGATCAAACCGAAAATGCCAAGTATAAAGTTCTTCCTTTTCAACAATAAGACACTAAATTGACTTGAAGAATTTGAATGATGTATGATCCATCCTTCTCACATCTAGCACCAAGCAGCCTCTTCGTCTTCAAATTTCGAAATATACAATAatcagaaatatatatatatatatagatatatattagaAGAAGACAACCTAAAACCTTGATCAAATCTAAatgtccaaaaatccttgaaagaaAATCCAAAATTTGCCACAAGATCCCTCCTCATGAATCACATTCGATCGGTGATTAAGCCATGAAGACTCTTAAACTGAGAAAGAAATTTtgagaagagaaaatgagagagaacaaTATCAAGGAGAGAATATTAGATAGAAACCTTATGAACTTTTTCGTTCTGATACCATGTCAGAGAGAATAAAGCACTTGGGAAGAGAAAGATAGTTAGGGTTGGATGTCCAACCCTTTCTCTTCGATATTAAGCGAATTGCCAAATTACAGTCCCCTTAGTGCGAAGGGCaaaagaggattttttttaaaaaaaaaaagtagaatgaGGAATAAGAGAGTCATGGTCCACAcgtgaacacacacacacacacacacacagatatatatatatatatatatatatatatatatatatgtctacgTATTGGATTAACTCTGGGCATGAGGCTCCTATTGGTGGTGTGATTCAACTAGAAATTCCAGGTTGGATGTGACTTTAAACCCGAAACTTTGAATTAGGTATTAAGGCGTGATTCTTTTATTAATCTATCATGAATCTCTAAGGTTTTTCCCGCAGAGATGCCACCAAAGTACTTTTGGAAATGGATCAAATCGGTACATTAAACAATAAATAAAGCAGTAATTGTTTTgctgttatctttcaaaaaaaaaaaaagtaatggtTTTGTTGTATCACTAGAGCCTGTTGCCTTAAGCCTTATAAGATGACCCTACAGAATCCACCCTCCTAAGctccatggtccacttgagatgaaGATCCCAGCCAGCAAAACACAGACGCTCCTTAATCTTTGTTGGAATTCATGATCCAAGTGCTAAGACGAGCATTTTGTTTGCACATGTTACACAGAGGAGCTAATGAGATTGCAAATTTCTCGGCAAGAGGGGGGGGGGTGGACAGAAAAGTGTATGTGACGCTCTGTAATCCTAGACCTTTTCAAATTCAACCCAGTGCAATTAATTTAATTTCTGGTTTTGGATAGAATTTTTAGCTGCTGTTAAAGTTTCTCTCGGCCTTTTTAATAGATAACAAAATATCTATGCGCTATGAAACTAATCATGCAAGGATCAGATGCTACGTGCTCTTTCCTTATTCATATTATTTTATTGGTTTGCGTAATCGTTCATAGTTGACATATGCTGCATAAGGTATAGATTTTTTTATTGGTAATGCCATATACATTTGCTTGGTATAGTTGTATTGCCTTTCAATTTGGCTCTTGTTGCTTTCATTTGGATATATTTAatgttgtgtgtttgtgttcaTTCAGGTTTCAAGTGAGACTGTAAGAACTTCTGTAGAAAGAGCCTTTAGAGCATTTATTGGTAAACAAGAAGGGCATCATGTGGTTCAGGACTATCTCCAACACTTAAGCATGAATGGGGTTCGCaacaacaccatccatccatctgatgtTTTAAAGGCTGTTTATTCTGCGCTAGATGATTTGAACAACAATGGGCTATTCCGTCTAGCTAATATTGCCTCAGGAAACATGATTGAGTTTGAGAAAACCCGTCCTATGATGAAAAAAGTCATTAAAGAGCATCTTCCGAACATACTCAGAAGATCAAATAATGTGGAGTGGATGGAGCCGCTGACACAACTGTTTGTGGAGTCGAGTAATTTTCGAGAACATCGTGTGACACTTCTCACCCCTGTCTCACAACCTCTTCTTTCCGCTGCTAGTAAGGTGTTGGAGAGACTTGACAACGTGTGTCTTCATACACTGAATGCAATGCGCAGAATGCTCACAGGTGCCCCAGCTATGCCTCAATTGCAATATATCCGCTCTGGCTGGTGTAAAGATCGTTTGCTTGCACAAGTTCAGAAGACTTGCAATAGGATGTTATCTAGGCTTGATGAAAGAGATGAACTGCCAAAACCATTGGCTAAAGCAATGGCAGTCGCAGGTTTATCTCTCAAGGAATTATGTGGACTTTCTGTTTTTCCCATTCCAGAGTTTTTCCATTTTTCTCCAGAAGTAGAAGCCTTGCAGAATGATATCCTGAAGGCTCTTCGGTCCCTCCCAAAGGTTAGGCATCATGAGCTAAAAGATTTGCAAGCTGTACTGGACCCAAAGACTGAAATTCCAAACCGATCTTTTCGGATACATCTTCGAAGATATTTGACcgaatatctttttgaatgcagCGAACTAGAGATTCCCAATTCTTTATTTGGAACCCTTGCTTTTATCAACAGAACTTCTCGACGAAAACTGGGTATCTGTTTCTCGAAGGAGAAAATGGAGGAAGAGCTAGAATGTGTACTGGATCTGAGCAGTCAGCTGAGGCAGATGATATGGGAATTGCATCCAGGTCATGACATTGATCAAGAATTTGTTGATGCATATATGGTTGACTcggaaaatgatgatgatgaagaattgGACAATGATAAAAAATCCCCCAATTTTGAATATTCCAATGTACTGCATCATGGGGATGCTCAGTTTGGACAAACAGATCGTCTGCCCCATTCAGATGATGAGAGTGTTGGGGATTCAAGACCATCAGCTATTTGTAAGCAACTAGTCTTGACTGCCAATGGAAGTGACTCTCCCCAGCTCTCAACGGCTTTTGAAAACTTCAATGGTAATTCTGCTGAAGGACCTGAACTTAAGCAGGTTGCAGGGCCTAGTTCAAGCTATCAGCACGGCTTTGATTCCTCATATGACATGGGGGGTTCAAGAAAATCCTTTCCTGAAAGTTCTCTGCACGATGGAGGAAGCAAGAGCAAAAACCGGTACCTCACCATCCAAGATATCTGTGACAAGACAAGTCTGGTTGCTCATCAACTCATTGGCCGTTTATTAGAGGCATTTTTAGAGATAGAGGGCATGGATTTTGATCCAAGTACAATATCCTATCTCAGAGGTGGAGCATCAGTTCCTTCAGATTTTCAAGGTATCAAAAGGATCTTGTTATTGAACTTGATTTTAATAGATTCTAAGTGCTTGTCTATGGTTCTAAAAGTTCTTGAAACAAATTCCACATGTAAACAGTTAGGGGTTGGGTCAGCTCGACGGCTCATTGGATCTGACCCAACACTAAACAAGTCCAGATCTGAATTTGGACTTGTTGGATTGGTTCCAGGTCCAAAACACTGCCCCTTTATCAAATGGTTCTGGTATGGATCCTCCCAAAGCAGACCTGGACCTGACTTTTAAATTAGTCAAGCTCGGTCCacccaaaaatcgacccaacatGGATCTGATCCCAACCTGATCTAGACCCAACCTTTACATTCTTAGGGCAATTTATTACAATCTAAAACCTGCTCGAAGAAAGCATGACGTAGGGTGCTTAATAGGAAGTCTGGAAAATAAGGAATTAGATATTTGGAGAGCTCCACTTAGACCTGACCCATGGGTAAATGGGTTGGGTCTGGATCCTCCTAGTCTTATACCCAACTGGCTGTGGCTGTGGGTAACACTCACATGCCAACAAGGCATACGTAAAGATCAAGAAAAAATCCAGAAAAAGTTTGGAAAATTCAGATAATGAAATCATACTGCACACATGTATTTATGTATACATGACCTACAATAGGCCCATACACACGTGTAGCCAAAAAGTAGCCATATGTGATTTGATTGGTTCAAACAGGTGATAGAAAGGGCTTCATACCCAGATGTATAGGTGTGACCGACTTTTGAACCAAGCGAATAATGTCTGACAACTTGATCTGCCAGGCATGTTAACTGAACAAACCTCTTGTTCTGGTATTAACAAGTTCTCCGTTTTGATGATTATTGTGTACTGTACAGCAGGAGAAGCACAAGCTTCCTCCAAGGAAGATATAGGTCTTATTCTTGTTCAAGCTGTCAAAGAGCTAATGCCTTCTTTTCCAGAGAGGTACGTGTTGTTTGATCTCAAACAATGACCTATATGCTTGCATTTTGAATACTCTGATATGtcactctttttcttttcttttttgttccttTCCAAAGAAAGATCCTTTTTCTTGTTGCAGTGGAATAGAAAGAGTGAATGAATTGATGAGGCTGTCATAGCTTTCCTGTAAACTGTTTCTTGAATTCTATAATTTTGGAAGGAAAGCCGGCTTCTTGTTTGATAAAAGGGGTGTGTCTAAGCTGTTGATCATAAGACAGCCATGCAAAGTTCATAGTGCAGGATTTACTTCGAAGCAGGGCGCACGCCATGGAAAGTAGAGGCATCCAAGATCTGAAAGGAAAAGAGAGGTATCATTTATTTTGAGGCAGGTAGGAGAAGTCCAGGGATCAAATCCATTGGCTGTTAGTGTTTATTCAGGGAAAACACTTGCATACCTCACGTAGATACTTACTGGGGTCACTTTCTCTAATGTGGGGGAAACGATTTAACATGCATCAAGTCCAGCCCATCCATCAGGCGCATCTCTGTTTtaccttgatcccaaaaatgagtctgattcaatacttaggtgggccacactataaaattatatctaaaaacctctaaattcgtGTGCTGTGGCCCAGCCAAGTTTTGGAATACTCTGATTCttgggtaattctttcatccCAATTTTTGGACGGGATATAAACAGGCTGTGGCCCCTACTcaaaactaatggtgggcatcccatccCAACTTTTTGCTGCGGGTAGCTGTGACCTGAGTTCTGGATGGTTATGACTTCTGGGTTCCAAGCGAACATGAGGCAGTGtacctgatggacagggtggatctgatgaaagttccacccacatGGCTCTCAGCGCGTGAAGTATGCTAGCCAGCTCTTTATTCAGTTCAATTATGTAACATGTGATGCTTTTGTTTCAGTAGTTTATTTATTAATGAGCACTTGCTGATGCACATCTCCACATGCCATTGTAGAGCACATGTGCGAAGTCCAGTCTGTTCATTTAGTACATTAGTGAATGTGCTCTGGCCCCTCCATTTGTGGGCCGCATGTATGTTGTAGGTGGACCATCAATTATCCATTCCTTCATACGTGTGAGGCTCATGTATGAATTGACTGGCCTGTTTTGGCCTAAGCTGCATTCACCATGGGCCTGCCTGGATACTTTGCAAGTGTGTCgcactgatagcattcatgcaaATGGACATGTGCAGGTACTTTCGTCCTTGCTAAGAGGAACTTGAATATTGCAAGTGAGATTCATCATTTTAATAAAAATGAAGCTCGGTTTACATGAAAAGGGAACTAAAAGAGAAATTTCCTATGGCAAGGCTGTGAAGGACTGGCCATGGAGTAAGGACTATGGAGCATAACCCAAAGGGTTCTATATCCATGAGTTGTGTAAGTTGTGGAGGAAGTCTTAATCTTTGTTATAGAAGCATTACACTTTGATTAGCCTGAATTTGGAAAGGCCCATTTCCTTCTTTTGGCTTTTGGCTAGAAGATTAGCTCTGCTTTTTTGCTGTCTTTGCAAGTGTAATAATGAATGATCCATGCTGAAAATCTTCCTTTTCTTGGGATCTAAATGTATTTTTCAATGTCTCTATCTATAACTAAATACCTTTAACGTATTTTTCTAATGGCTTCTAAGTAAATATTCTCTATTAATGACTTGGAAATGTGTCTCTCTTTCTGAGCTTTAATTGTATTTCTTGGCTACTCTCCTGATTAGGAATTTTCTAATGTTGACCATAGGCAACAGGCAATCCCAGAGGCGTCTTTTGCAACTGTTTGCAGTCCTTGATTTTATTCGCAGTGAGTTTCAATCTAGGTCTACGCATTCAGATATGGTTAACTAGGTGTAATCCATACCTCTTCATGGCATCACCCCATGGATATGATGCTATctcacaaccaaaaaaaaaaaatccattgcaGGAAAAAAGGAACATGACAACTTTTGTTCACTTTAAGCATCAATCTCCCATGTGAAGATTAGGGACACTCCGAACAATGGTGTCAATCCACTCCTAACCAGCGTAATTCTTGTCTCTGttacacatgaccaaaccatctaagtttactttccctcatcttccttcgaatgcattcatttctagttcTATCTTTATCTTGCCACTAATCCATGTCAATATTCTCTTTTCAGCCACATATTCTATGAACacgttgttccttaactgcccaatattctgtcccataaagcatggctggccTTATAGCCATcccataaaatttccctttcagtttacTACCTCATATATAAATGATTATTCGAAATTGTTGCCATTAAAGATACTGTCTATTCAATCTGTTGCCGTAGGTAGTAAATTCCAATAAATACAAATAAATGCCAATGGTATAATCATATCATTAGATCCACCTCATGACCCAACTTTTGACCTCACAGCTTTTCTTGCATGCTCTAATCCATAGTTCTAAATGAGATTCTAGTCAAGTGAGCATGACTCGATCAAGAATCGTTGAGTCAGCTCGACAACTTGGTCAACTTGATCCAACTCATCATGACGTGACTGAGTCATCCACCCATTCAACTGTTTATTGCCCAAGCTGGGAAACCACGACCCTGTCAACGCATTTGGAGTGATTGTGGACTGACCCTTTGATGGATGGTTCTGCAGTGTCTACCATTCTAAGAATAATACATATGCATCATCATAACATGTGCATGAAATTAATCACTGCAATACATGCATTGAGCTACAATTCCCGCACTAGATGATGCATCACCCAAAAATTATCTTGATTGAACAATTCtctttcattaatttgaacagCTTTGTACTCATTTTTAGCTGTCCACCAAATCAAGCACTTGGGATCATCCTTCAATTTGGATTATCTTCCTTCAGTCATAATGCACTAATAgagggacccacaatttggatggtttagattgaagCACGCTATTCCTTATTCGGTCTGTGAtaagtagagctgtacatgaaccaagttagATCGGTTAACTTGCTTGATtcaactcggaaaagctcgacctGATTTGGCTCGAAACTGGctttgagccaagttgagctgatttttttacctTGAAAAATTTTCGAGCCAAGTCTGAGCTAGAccgagctcgactcggttcaaatcgATTCAACCCCGATtcggttcacttaatataaatattttgtaaatatttatatattatatatataaatatattaaaaatcataaaatctaaacttgaacttggctcaagctgctgaccaagccgagccgagttcgagcggGGTATCTTGCTGGCCGAGCTTGGCCAAGCTCCACTTGGTTCGGCTCTTGTATAGCTCTAGGACTGACTAGGATTCCTGACATGCTTGGCCACCGCAACTTATACTGCAGGCTTATCTTTTCAACAAATACACCACACTCGTGTGGGTCATCAGGAATCATGCAATCATAGGCCCAATATGAAGATCATCAACTGGCATGAAAATCAGGCTGGCCCACTCTTCCTTAATCGGAAGGGGATTTTACCTAGTGGCAGGTTGTTTTGGGCTCAACCCGATGCATGATCTGTTTTGCCACATTCTTGGGCTGCCCAAAAATGAAATGAAGCGAGTCCAaagctcatgtgaaccacaccataggaaacagtggtgattgaattcccaccattaaatacttcttaggggccacagatgtattggatcaagctgatatttgtccttGTGACTAAACATTACGgagggccctaaaaaggtttcaagtggtgggtgtcattatccccactgcttcatggggtgtggcccacttgagctttggatttgcttcatctttttgtctcatgcctggcaaaacggatggacggtgtggatataaaatgcacaCATCACAGGAATCCACCTCCCCTGAAATCGCCCTCTGAACTGCTCGAACGAATATCAAAAGACTCCTAAAACAGTGCACTGTAGACTATTTTCTTCCTTCAACTAAATGCAAATATCATGCTAATCGGGTGATCCTAAGCTTCGGATCAATAACATGGACAGCCAAGATTGACCAGAGAAACAAAATGTCtaaatcatcatcttgaaatatCTACTACATCTAGTAGATTGGTCCCACTTTGTATTTGTTATGATTCTAtccatgtgatttatggctcaAAAACAACTGTTGTAATAAATTGGCCCTATTCAAAGGGTAGGATCATATGATCTGCGTGATTCATGTAGAATGGCATGCTTTTAGTTctatgcatgaatggatggttcagattgacaATATAAGCTAACCGCCAACAAAAGGGTGTGGGCTTGTGACCCaagccacaccgtgatgtgtttccAAAATCCACTCAGACCATCAGGTGCATCAGCCCACGTTAGGCCCAAGGCCAAAAAAAAATCGACCACATCCATAATTCTAGCGGACCATGCGAGTGGAAAGTGTTTAAGAAACAtccaccctccaaattgtttccccttgtgtggcccacatatatcacggtgagcATTGTAAAAAGCCAAGGGTGGATGTTCCTCTCTCCaaatgtttcctttgatgtggtccacctaaatcatgggataacctgatttttgggcactaGGCCTAACGATAGATGGCACAGCTGAGGGATcatggtggattttacataattaTGATAGTGGGACCTATAAAAattaaaggtgagccccacccaaCTGTTTTCCTTGGCGTAGCCCGCCTAAACTCATGAATCCACTTGAATTTTTAGCCCTATGCCTAAAACAAATGCAGTCAGGCACCTGATGGTCGGATTAACTTTTGGAAATATAATGCctggagtggaccacactatttaaaaccatgtgaaatcatgactaaaACATCTATTTCATGTGAGTAGTTGTATATTTATCATCTATTACATTAAAACACCACCTTATTCAGTAGCTCATTACGAGACAGAGACTTTGTAAGCCCCACCATAacatgtatgttttatccacgccgtccattcattttttattttttttaaagatcaatcTTGGGCacatgcccaaaaatcaggcaatccgaagctcaagtggaccacaatacaggatAAACTTTTTCAATGGTTATCATTCAATCTCGACATTTTTGTGTAGTGTAGTCCACATGAACTTTGGATTTGGGTCTGCATCATCTGAATTAATGAATGGACACAATGGATGTAATACACGAATCATGGCAGGGCCGAAGCACtttgtgtggcccgcttgagtttgAAATGGTCAGAAATTTCGTGTGACccatcatccaagtggaacacaatGGATGGATTGGCTGGATGTCTGAACAACATCTCAGGCCCTATAAAACATCAGTCCTATGAACAATCgtgattttggtgtggcccaccaaaatcatggattggactgatttttacATCCATGATCTACTATGGAAGGGGTGCATCTAATTGACAGTAGGGATGTCCAACAAATCACCGCGGGGCACACAGAGCTGGACCTCATAGAACCTTTTTCCGTATATGAATGTGTTGTAAGTTTTATTAGCATTCCTAATATTTCAACTTTATTATTAGATATATTAAGTCGGGAAATCAAAGTcaattggatatatatatatatatatatatatatatatatatatatatatatatatatatatatatatagggcaaCAGCTCAGTGGCATTAGGTATAATTATCTTACTGCCGCAAGGCATCCAAGGAAGAACAAATCACTGGATTACCCACCCACCAAAGTAAAACATAAAGAGTAATTAGGTGCCCAATGTTCAAATAAGAGAACCGGTTATATCATGGGTCCCATGTGCCATTCTCGCACAACTTTTCTGCACTTGAATAGGCAGccaacaaaatcaaatacaagcttgagaataaataaataaaataaaataaaatacaggcCCACTCATCTATCAACCCAAAAAATCCTCCAATCTGAAGGATGTTTTCAGGCCCACCTCAGCTCATGTCCTATTACATCCAATTACATCAAATTTTTGATCAGTAAACCatgtgtatattttattttttaaataacggCTATGAAAGAAACCGTCTCCTTTAC is drawn from Magnolia sinica isolate HGM2019 chromosome 5, MsV1, whole genome shotgun sequence and contains these coding sequences:
- the LOC131246395 gene encoding uncharacterized protein LOC131246395 isoform X9, whose product is MKRRWLMGLPMMSKSRYSQRRFKTPKFLKNMYLLESFVRDDDVSSETVRTSVERAFRAFIGKQEGHHVVQDYLQHLSMNGVRNNTIHPSDVLKAVYSALDDLNNNGLFRLANIASGNMIEFEKTRPMMKKVIKEHLPNILRRSNNVEWMEPLTQLFVESSNFREHRVTLLTPVSQPLLSAASKVLERLDNVCLHTLNAMRRMLTGAPAMPQLQYIRSGWCKDRLLAQVQKTCNRMLSRLDERDELPKPLAKAMAVAGLSLKELCGLSVFPIPEFFHFSPEVEALQNDILKALRSLPKVRHHELKDLQAVLDPKTEIPNRSFRIHLRRYLTEYLFECSELEIPNSLFGTLAFINRTSRRKLGICFSKEKMEEELECVLDLSSQLRQMIWELHPGHDIDQEFVDAYMVDSENDDDEELDNDKKSPNFEYSNVLHHGDAQFGQTDRLPHSDDESVGDSRPSAICKQLVLTANGSDSPQLSTAFENFNGNSAEGPELKQVAGPSSSYQHGFDSSYDMGGSRKSFPESSLHDGGSKSKNRYLTIQDICDKTSLVAHQLIGRLLEAFLEIEGMDFDPSTISYLRGGASVPSDFQAGEAQASSKEDIGLILVQAVKELMPSFPESGIERVNELMRLS
- the LOC131246395 gene encoding uncharacterized protein LOC131246395 isoform X7, with the translated sequence MHLPSLRIMWLMGLPMMSKSRYSQRRFKTPKFLKNMYLLESFVRDDDVSSETVRTSVERAFRAFIGKQEGHHVVQDYLQHLSMNGVRNNTIHPSDVLKAVYSALDDLNNNGLFRLANIASGNMIEFEKTRPMMKKVIKEHLPNILRRSNNVEWMEPLTQLFVESSNFREHRVTLLTPVSQPLLSAASKVLERLDNVCLHTLNAMRRMLTGAPAMPQLQYIRSGWCKDRLLAQVQKTCNRMLSRLDERDELPKPLAKAMAVAGLSLKELCGLSVFPIPEFFHFSPEVEALQNDILKALRSLPKVRHHELKDLQAVLDPKTEIPNRSFRIHLRRYLTEYLFECSELEIPNSLFGTLAFINRTSRRKLGICFSKEKMEEELECVLDLSSQLRQMIWELHPGHDIDQEFVDAYMVDSENDDDEELDNDKKSPNFEYSNVLHHGDAQFGQTDRLPHSDDESVGDSRPSAICKQLVLTANGSDSPQLSTAFENFNGNSAEGPELKQVAGPSSSYQHGFDSSYDMGGSRKSFPESSLHDGGSKSKNRYLTIQDICDKTSLVAHQLIGRLLEAFLEIEGMDFDPSTISYLRGGASVPSDFQAGEAQASSKEDIGLILVQAVKELMPSFPESGIERVNELMRLS